In Centropristis striata isolate RG_2023a ecotype Rhode Island chromosome 5, C.striata_1.0, whole genome shotgun sequence, a single genomic region encodes these proteins:
- the fam43b gene encoding protein FAM43B: MLPWRRNKFVLVEDEAKSKPKSLGTGLTYHSILSSLLRSCPDLLPDCPFDWVGNIFHTKRQKVELNKEEPVYNVRYLGSVVTITAKGDGCTQEAVAKIWARSNYGDQSVKMRLTVGPQGIRMSADKSGKKKPIHLYSLNRITYCGADPCRPKILAWIYRHQVKNMAVVLRCHAVLVSKSEKAQAIAHSLYQNATSAFSEFKRLKRQSDFRHCQQQLLGEEAVPLMPLRRLLNGQCHYRPPADNPGSATRLCSITEEEEEEEDEDSRDEKQEMKEDVEEQQEKQVFTTKTDPTQLLSELDIGDIARLEQCQINFVSDSNNNTFTFITSLV, translated from the coding sequence ATGCTGCCCTGGAGAAGGAATAAGTTTGTTCTGGTGGAGGATGAGGCCAAGAGTAAACCCAAGAGCCTGGGGACTGGGCTGACCTACCactccatcctctcctctcttctgcgCTCATGTCCGGACTTGCTGCCCGACTGTCCCTTCGACTGGGTAGGCAACATCTTCCATACCAAACGGCAAAAGGTGGAACTGAACAAAGAGGAGCCTGTTTACAACGTGCGCTACCTGGGGAGCGTGGTCACCATCACGGCAAAGGGAGACGGCTGCACCCAGGAGGCAGTGGCCAAGATCTGGGCGAGGAGCAACTACGGGGATCAGAGTGTCAAGATGAGGTTAACAGTGGGACCGCAAGGGATCCGTATGAGTGCTGACAAATCTGGGAAGAAGAAACCCATCCATCTTTACTCTCTGAACAGAATCACCTACTGCGGTGCTGACCCGTGCCGGCCCAAGATCCTGGCTTGGATCTACAGACACCAGGTCAAGAACATGGCCGTGGTGCTCCGGTGTCACGCCGTCCTGGTCAGCAAGTCTGAAAAGGCCCAGGCCATCGCCCACAGCCTCTACCAGAACGCCACCTCCGCCTTCAGTGAGTTCAAGCGGCTGAAGCGTCAGAGCGATTTCCGGCACtgccagcagcagctgctgggtGAGGAAGCTGTGCCCCTGATGCCGCTGAGGAGGCTGCTGAACGGTCAGTGCCACTACAGACCACCTGCAGACAACCCGGGGAGTGCCACCCGACTCTGCtccatcacagaggaagaagaagaagaagaggatgagGACAGCAGAGACGAGAAacaggagatgaaggaggacgtagaggagcagcaggagaaacaggttttcacaacaaaaacagaccCGACTCAGTTATTATCGGAGTTAGACATCGGGGATATTGCCAGACTGGAGCAGTGCCAAATCAACTTTGTCAgtgacagcaacaacaacacgtTTACATTTATAACCTCTCTGGTGTGA